A single region of the Epinephelus moara isolate mb chromosome 14, YSFRI_EMoa_1.0, whole genome shotgun sequence genome encodes:
- the lgmn gene encoding legumain, translating into MFTAVFLVLLGLSSGLVKAFPSQDSDTGKNWVLIVAGSNGWYNYRHQADACHAYQIVHKNGIPDEQIVVMMYDDLAQNEENPTPGILINRPNGSDVYQGVPKDYTGDAVTPENFLAVLKGDSSKVKGGSGKVLKSGPNDHVFVYFTDHGAPGILAFPNDDLQVKDLQDAINYMHDNKKYKRMVFYIEACESGSMMNHLPTDIDVYATTAANPHESSYACYYDEKRDTYLGDWYSVNWMEDSDVEDLKKETLVKQFKIVKSHTNTSHVQQYGNKTMGHMKVIAFQGNVMATNQPAPPMKLQPITNPDLTPSPDVPLAILKRKMMASNDIRVARGLLMEINAHLKVREMLAESMRQVVERVTGNKLKAEEVLNERAELSQHQCYKTAVNHYKYNCYNWHKTEYEYALRHLYALVNLCERGYSADSIQLAMDSVCRFRF; encoded by the exons ATGTTTACGGCAGTCTTCCTCGTCCTGCTCGGCCTGAGCTCCGGGCTGGTGAAAGCCTTCCCCTCCCAGGATTCAGACACTGGGAAGAACTGGGTGCTGATCGTGGCTGGCTCCAACGGCTGGTACAACTACAGACACCAG GCCGATGCTTGCCATGCCTATCAGATTGTCCACAAAAATGGCATCCCAGATGAGCAGATTGTGGTCATGATGTATGATGACTTGGCACAAAATGAGGA AAACCCCACCCCGGGCATATTGATCAACAGGCCCAATGGCTCTGATGTGTACCAGGGAGTTCCTAAAGACTACACCGGTGAC GCTGTGACGCCAGAAAACTTCCTGGCAGTGCTGAAGGGTGACTCCTCAAAAGTCAAAGGTGGCTCTGGAAAAGTGTTGAAGAG CGGCCCCAACGATCACGTGTTTGTGTACTTTACCGACCACGGAGCGCCTGGTATATTGGCCTTCCCCAACGATGAT ctccAGGTTAAAGACCTCCAGGATGCCATTAACTACATGCACGACAATAAGAAATACAAAAGG atggTGTTCTACATCGAGGCATGTGAGTCCGGGTCGATGATGAACCACCTACCTACGGACATTGACG TGTACGCCACCACAGCTGCCAACCCACACGAGTCCTCGTACGCCTGCTACTATGACGAGAAGAGAGACACCTACCTGGGAGACTGGTACAGTGTGAACTGGATGGAGGACTCTGATGTG GAGGACCTGAAGAAGGAGACTTTGGTGAAGCAGTTCAAGATTGTAAAGAGCCACACAAACACCAGCCACGTCCAGCAGTATGGAAACAAG ACTATGGGCCACATGAAGGTCATCGCATTTCAGGGTAACGTCATGGCAACCAACCAGCCTGCTCCTCCAATGAAACTGCAGCCAATTACAAATCCAGATCTGACCCCAAGCCCCGACGTTCCTCTGGCCATCCTCAAGAGGAAGATGATGGCCTCCAATGATATCAGAGTTGCAAGGGGGCTGCTGATGGAGATCAATGCCCACCTCAAG gtcAGGGAAATGCTGGCTGAGAGTATGCGCCAAGTGGTGGAGAGGGTGACCGGGAACAAGCTCAAGGCTGAGGAGGTTCTCAACGAGAGGGCAGAGCTCAGCCAGCATCAGTGCTACAAGACTGCCGTCAACCACTACAAATACAACTGCTACAACTGGCACAAAACAGAG TATGAATATGCTCTGAGGCATCTGTATGCTCTGGTGAACCTGTGTGAGAGGGGATACTCCGCAGACAG CATCCAGCTCGCCATGGACTCCGTGTGTCGTTTCCGCTTTTAA